The stretch of DNA GAACGCCTCGGCCATCGCCGCGACGGCGGAACCGCGGTCGCCGGTGAACACGGCGCCGGCTCCGCGCGGGTGCGCGGCCGCGACCTCGGTGGCGGAGACGTCCACGTCGTCCGGGTTGTCGGCGGGATCGCCGGAGGTGCTCAGGTCGACGGTGCCGACCCGGACACCGCCGGCCGCGGCCAGACCGGCCACGTACCGCAACTCCGCACCCTTGGTGTCGAACGTGCCCACCACGTACGCCCGGCCCATCGCACCGCCTTCGCCGTCGGGGTCCACCGGAGCCGAAGCCTACTTCGCGAAGCGGTCCGGACACAGCCCGTTGATCACCAATCGGCGAGCGACCCCAGCAGCTCCGCGTCCTCGTCCAGGAACCGGCGAACTTCACGGGCGCGCAGCTCCTCGCGGTCTTCCCGCTCGGCGGCCTCGCGCGGCGGGTGCTCGTGCACCTCGTTCAACCTCAGAACCATCGTCACCACGCCAACCGCCTACTACCACGCGCTGCCGCTCATTTCCCGGGCGAGAGAACGGCCCCCGGACTTCGCCGGGGGCCGTCGCTTGCGGGCTCAGGTCACTGGCTCTTGCCCTTGCCCATGAAGCGGTTCTTGACCTGGTCGATCTTCGCCTTGTTCTTGGGGTCGGACGCGTAGCGCTTGGCCTGGTCGATCGCCTTCTTGCCCTGCGGGCTCTTGGCGAAGTCGGTCACCTTCTTGAACAGAGACATGGTCGCTCCCACTCGGACCGTTCGGGCACGGTTACCCACAGGGTACCGGCATTTCGGGCACCCGATCGAGCCCTGCAGCCCCGCGAACGCTCCTAGCCGAGCACACCGCTGACCGACGAGTGCCCCTTGAGCAGGTTGCGGGCGATGGTGCGGCGCTGGATCTCGTCGGTTCCCTCGAAGATGCGCAGCAGCCGGATGTCCCGGTACCAGCGCTCGATGGGCAGTTCGCGGGTGTAGCCCATGCCGCCGTGGATCTGCATCATCCGGTCCACGATCTCGTTGGCGCGGGTGCCGCCGTAGAGCTTGGCGATGCTCTGCGCGTGCCGCGAGTCCATGCCCTGGTCGGACTGCCACGCGGCCTGCAGCACCAGCCAGCGCAGCGATTCGATCTCCACCGCGGAGTCGGCGATCATCCACTGGATGGCCTGGCGATCGGCGATCGGCGCGCCGAAGGTCTTCCTGCTGCGCGCGTAGTCCATGGACATCTCCATCATGCGTTCGCAGCCGCCGAGCGCGCGGGCGGGCAGCAGGTACCGGCCGCGGCCGATCCACTGCATGGCGAGCTTGAAGCCGCCGCCGACCTCGCCGAGCACGTTCTCCTCCGGCACCCGCACGCCGTCGAACTGCAGCGCGGCGGGCTGCCGGTCCCACTCGCCCATGATCTCGATCGGCTCGGACTTCCAGCCCGCGTCCCGGTCGGCGAGGAAGCAGGTGACTCCGCCGTCGGCGCCCTTGTCCTTGTCGGTGACGGCGAAGACCATCGTGAAGTCGGCGTCGATGCCGCCGGTGATGAACGTCTTCTCGCCGTCGATCACCCACTCCGAGCCCTCCTTGCGGGCGGTGGTGCGGATGTCCTTCGCGTCCGATCCGGCGCCGGGTTCGGTGATCGCGAAGCAGGACTTGCGCTCGCCTTCGATGGTGGGCAGCAGGTAGCGCCGCTGCTGGTCCTCGTTGGCGTGGTAGAGGATGTTGTCGGCGTAGCCGCCGAAGCTGAACGGCACGAACGTGCGGCCCAGCTCGATCTCGATCAGCGCGGTCAGCACCGCGGAAAGCCCCATCCCGCCGTACTCCTCCGGGGTCTGCACGCCCCAGAATCCGGCGTCGCGGGCCTTCTGCCGCAGCTGCCCGAGCTCTTGCTTGGTCAGCCCGCGCTCGTGGTTGCGCTCGCGGCGCAGCACCTCCTGCTCCAGCGGCATGAGTTCGCGCTGCACGAAGGTGCGCACCCAGTCGCGGATGTCCCGCTCTTCCTCGGTGAGCGAAAAGTCGACCATCAGTGCTGTTCCTTTCCGAATCCGGCCCGGGCTCAGCCGCGAGCGGCGGTGTTCGTCTCGGTGAGCTGCTCGCGCAGTTCGCGCTTGAGGACCTTGTGGCTGGGACCGAGCGGCAGTTCGTCGACGAACACGACGCGGCGCGGGTACTTGTGGTGCGCGGTCTGCTCGGCGGCCCACGCCCGGATCGCCCCGGACAGCGAATCGTCGGCGAGCTCGCCCGGTTCGGGGACCACGACCGCGCAGATCTCCTCGCCGCGTTCGGGGTCGGGCAGGCCGATCACCGCGCACTGCGCGACGGCCGGGTGCCGGATCAGCAGCTCCTCCACCTCGCGCGGGTAGATGTTGTAGCCGTTGCGGATGATCAGGTCCTTCTTGCGGTCCACGATGGACAGGTAGCCGTCGGCGTCCTTGCGGCCCATGTCGCCGGTGCGGAACCAGCCGTCGACCACCGCGGCGCGGGTGGCCGCGGGGTCGCCGAGGTAGCCGGCGAACACGTTGTGGCCGCGGATGACGATCTCGCCGGTCTGGCCGGTGGGCAGCAGCTCGATGCGGTCGTCGACGTCCGGGTCGGCGACCTCGGCGTCGACGCCCCACAGCGGGTGCCCCACGGTTCCGGCGCGCGCGCCGAACGCCGGCTGGTTCACGGTGGCGGTCGGCGAGGTCTCGGACAGCCCGTAGCCCTCGTGGATGGACGCGCCGAAGCGCCGCTCGAAGTTCTCCAGCACCGCAACCGGCAGCGCGGCGCCGCCGGAGACGCACAGCCGCAGGCTGGGCAGCGCTGTTTCCGGCCCGGCGGCTTCCAGCATCCGGATGTACATCGTCGGCACTCCGTTGAGCTGGGTGACTTCGTGCCGCCGGATCAGCTCGAGAGCTTCGCCGGGGTCGAACTTGGGTTGCAGCACCAGCGCGGCACCGGCGCGGAACGTGGTGTTCAGCGAGACGGTCTGGCCGAACACGTGGAACAGCGGCAGGCAGCCGAGCACCTTGTCGTCGCGCCGGGTGTCGTTCGCGTCGAAGGCGTTCACCACGGCGTTCATGACCAGGTTGAGGTGCGTGAGCACGGCGCCCTTGGGGCGTCCCGTGGTTCCGCTGGTGTAGAAGATGACCGCCGGGTCCTCGGGGGCGCGGGTCGCGAAGGACGCCACCGGTTCGGCGGCCGCGGCCAGTTCGGTCAGTGAGGTGGTTTCCGGCGAGGCCTCCGGATCGCCGCCGGGGCCGACGGTCAGCACCGGGACGCCGACGCGGCGCGCGGACTCCTCCGCCAGCGCGCGCTGCGAGGTGTGCCCGATGACGAGCTTGGCGCCCGAGTCGCGCAGCAGGTGCGCCGCTTCGTCCGGCACCAGCAGCAGCGGCACCGGCACCACGACGGCGCCCGCGGTGAGCACGGCGTAGTAGGCGCGCACGAAGTCGATGACGTTGGGTGCGACGATCGCGACCCGGTCGCCGGGCTGCACTCCCCGTCCGCGCAGCGCTGCGGCGTGCGCGCGGACCTGCTCCCACAGCTGCCCGTAGCCGACGTGCTGGTCGCCCTCGATGACCGCGGTCGCCGACGGCCGCAGGCGGGCCGGCTCGGCGAGCACGGACGCCAGGGACAGCGTCGTCGACCGCTGGCCGGGCGTCGTCGGCTGCGCAATCGAACTGTCGTCGTTGACCATCGGCGGCCTCCTCGCCGGACGCGCCGGGCGTCCCGCGAGAAGTGGACACCCGGCAACTAACGTCGTTAGTTTTGGACTCTAGGACCACCCCGAGCGCTGCGGCAAGAGCGCAGCACCGGACACTGTCGGTGCCGGGAAGACCCCGGAGCGGAGCGTCGAACAGGGGGAAGCGCGGATGGGACGGCCGAAGAGCCCGCTGCTGACCTCCGAACGCATCCGTACCTGCGGGCTGGAGATCATCGATTCGCACGGCCTCGAAGCGCTGTCCATGCGCCGCCTCGCCGACGCGCTCGGCGTGCGCGCCGCCTCGCTGTACAACCACGTCGCCACCAAGGACGCGCTGCTGCACGAGATCGCCAACGGCGTGATGGCCAGCGTGGACACCAGCGGTTTCGGCAC from Saccharopolyspora sp. SCSIO 74807 encodes:
- a CDS encoding acyl-CoA dehydrogenase family protein; its protein translation is MVDFSLTEEERDIRDWVRTFVQRELMPLEQEVLRRERNHERGLTKQELGQLRQKARDAGFWGVQTPEEYGGMGLSAVLTALIEIELGRTFVPFSFGGYADNILYHANEDQQRRYLLPTIEGERKSCFAITEPGAGSDAKDIRTTARKEGSEWVIDGEKTFITGGIDADFTMVFAVTDKDKGADGGVTCFLADRDAGWKSEPIEIMGEWDRQPAALQFDGVRVPEENVLGEVGGGFKLAMQWIGRGRYLLPARALGGCERMMEMSMDYARSRKTFGAPIADRQAIQWMIADSAVEIESLRWLVLQAAWQSDQGMDSRHAQSIAKLYGGTRANEIVDRMMQIHGGMGYTRELPIERWYRDIRLLRIFEGTDEIQRRTIARNLLKGHSSVSGVLG
- a CDS encoding long-chain fatty acid--CoA ligase gives rise to the protein MVNDDSSIAQPTTPGQRSTTLSLASVLAEPARLRPSATAVIEGDQHVGYGQLWEQVRAHAAALRGRGVQPGDRVAIVAPNVIDFVRAYYAVLTAGAVVVPVPLLLVPDEAAHLLRDSGAKLVIGHTSQRALAEESARRVGVPVLTVGPGGDPEASPETTSLTELAAAAEPVASFATRAPEDPAVIFYTSGTTGRPKGAVLTHLNLVMNAVVNAFDANDTRRDDKVLGCLPLFHVFGQTVSLNTTFRAGAALVLQPKFDPGEALELIRRHEVTQLNGVPTMYIRMLEAAGPETALPSLRLCVSGGAALPVAVLENFERRFGASIHEGYGLSETSPTATVNQPAFGARAGTVGHPLWGVDAEVADPDVDDRIELLPTGQTGEIVIRGHNVFAGYLGDPAATRAAVVDGWFRTGDMGRKDADGYLSIVDRKKDLIIRNGYNIYPREVEELLIRHPAVAQCAVIGLPDPERGEEICAVVVPEPGELADDSLSGAIRAWAAEQTAHHKYPRRVVFVDELPLGPSHKVLKRELREQLTETNTAARG